The window AAAACCTTTGAAATCATTCATCGTCATGAAATTAAGGATGGCGATGATTTCAAAATGAAAGCTGGGTTTGACAACTTTCAAAAAATATCCAAAGGCGAACTGCTCGCCCACAACAATGGTGCAGAGTTAAAAAGCACCTGGAATGCGCGCATCTTTATGCCGCTATATCAAGGCCAAGGAAATGATGGTTTCTTCGTGATTGAGGAGGTTTGACATCCTAATAATCTTCCCGCATTTCTAGAGCCTTTCGACAAGCTCAATGGCCTCCTTAATGCTCGAACGAATCATAATTGGGAGGGCTGAGACACTCGAAGCCCCAAATTTCATCACCAGATGCGGGATTCATTCCACACCTGGTGATGACAAAAAACAGGTTTCTATTTTACCTCTAGTTTCTCACTAGCACTTCCACCTTTTCCTGATAGCTTTACCGTATAACTTCCAGCAGTAAGGTAGTAGTTACCGTTGTCTGCTTTTTTAGGGGCATCCTTTTTATCAAATCGCTTTGCACCAGATTCTGAAACGGACCCGTTGTAATCATAGAAATTCAATCCAGCATCTGCGGTAAGGTTTGCTTCTTGGATGGTTTTTCCTTCAGCGTTCAAGACTTCCATTTTTACTTTGCCGCCTTCTGGACTGTAGTAAGAAATTTGCACGCTAGGCTCTGGACTTTCGTCGCTTAAGAAACGTGTAGCCCCATAACGAGGACTCGCACGGAAACCTTCTAATTTACCCATCTTCAGTTTTTTACTGTAATAACCCATCGCATTTTCATCTGCGCTGGCTTCCACAAGACCTAGCTCATCTAGATTGACTTTATAAATGGATCTACCGTGAGTACCTACTAATAAATCATTAGCTTTTGGCTGGATCTTCAAATCATGAACCGCAACTGGAGGCATATCTGGATTGAGCAGTGACCAAGCGGCACCATCTGCTGCAACCCAAACCGCATTGTCAGTACCTAGGAAAATCATATTTTCATCTGTTGGATGTTCTGTAATAACATTTACTGGAGATGCAGGCAACCCAGTAGCTATGCTTTGCCAAGTTTTCCCAGCATCCTCGCTTTTGAAAACATATGCGGTAAAATTATCACCGCGATAACCATTTAAGGTTACATAAACACGATCTTTTTTGTGTTGTGATGCCACAACACGGCTTACCCATAAATCAGCAGGCCAGCCACCGTTTAATTTTGTCCAGGTAGAACCACCATCTTTAGTGAGTTGTACCAGTCCATCATCAGATCCTGTATAGATCATCCCGAATTGAAATGGTGATTCACTAATCGTGGTTAGCGTTCCATATGCTACATTTCCTTCTTTACCTCCTTGAGTTAAATCTGGCGAAATCGCTGTCCAGTCTGTTCCCTGATTCATGGACCTGTGCAATTTATTACCACCCAGATAAAGGATGTCCTGATTATGAGAACTCAATAGGATAGGCGTCTGCCAGTTGAAACGGTAGGGCGACTCGCCCAGCTCATGTTTCGGTTGAATGTAAGCACGCTCGCCAGTTTCTCTATTGATTCTAAAATAATTACCGAATTGGAAGCCAGTATAAACAATGTCACTATTTCTAGAATCAATCTGGATTTGCATCCCATCGCCACCCATGATGGATTCCCATGGATATTGACCTTGTTGTTGCCAGGATCGGTCTTCACGGGCGTTATGAGCTCCTACCCAAACCCCATTATCTTGTAATCCACCGTACACATTGTAAGGCTCTTCCATATCATAATTGATCGCATAAAACTGGCCAACACTTGGCGTGTTATTTTTAATCCAGGTCTCACCATCATCGTATGAAATATTCAATCCTCCATCGTTCCCGTTGATCAAGTGACCGCTATCATTAGGATCTACCCAAAGCGCGTGATGATCAGCATGAACATTTTCTCTAGAGATATTTTCCCAAGTCTTTCCGCCGTCGGCAGATTTGATAATGGGAACTCCCATGACATACACTTTACTCACATCTTTTGGGTCTACCCGCACTTGTGCAAAGTAGTATCCATAGCTGTAAAATACATCGTCAATTTGACCTTCATGCGTTTTATTCCAGGTCTTTCCACCGTCGTTGGAGCGGTATAACTCGGCTCCTTTAACTGGAGTGTCAAATAATTGAGTGTTCGCATCTTCAAGGTACAGCGCTAGGTCAGCAGGTTTTGCAGCGCCGCTGCGCACCATGTTTTTGACATTTGCCGCGCGGTATTTTTCTTGAAACCCGTTTTCTTTCAGGTATTTGTCCAGTGTCTTGTCTTCCAGTTGCAGGAAAGCATCCATGGTCATTCCTTGAAAATCATCTTTGGTCAAAACTCTGTCAGAGTTCGCTTTCGCGGAAGCGTCCTCATCACTCTTCTCTCTGCGGAATTGGGAATCGTGAATCGCATACACCGTATTTTCATCATAAACTGCTAGACCTATGCGGCCAACTCCTGATCCCGTTGGGAAACCGCTAGCCTCAGTAGAAATCTTGTTCCACGTCTGGCCGGCATCCGTGCTTTTATAAATGGCACTTGCCTCACCGTCACCGTCAAAATTCCATGCCTTGCGATCTTTTTCCCAACTCGCTGTATACATCACATTGAAGTTGTCTGGTGCTGCGGCTAGATCTATAAATCCAGCCATATTAGTTGCAAATAAAGTTTTGCTCCAGGTAGCACCACCATCCATCGTGGTATAAATTCCACGGTCATCACTCAGCGTATATAATGGACCCGTCGCAGCTACCACCACATGATCAGTGTTCGCTGGATCGATTAGGATTCTGCCTATGTGATGAGTGGCTGGCAACATGGGTTTGCTCCATGTTTTGCCCCAGTCAGTAGACTTGAGTAATCCTATACCCGCATAGCTACTGCGACTGGCGTTGTTCTCGCCAGTTCCAGCCCAGATAGTTTTTGATGCCCAATCAACGGCAATATCACCTAAGTTTATGGTCATCGCGTTATCCATGATAGGAGTGAAGCTCGTGCCATTATTGCTGGTATGCCATAGGCCGCCGCTAGCATAAGCTACGAGCATTTCAGTAGGGTCTGTAGGGTTGACATCTACATCTACCACACGACCAGACATGATTGTAGGACCTATGTTTTCAAACTCAAGATTTTTGTAAAGAGATGTGGCAGCAGATTCCTGTTGCATTTCCAGATCGCTGATTAGTTTATCTGAACTGGTAGGTTGCTGTGCGATAACGCTAGAAGCAATAAATAAGGAAGCTAAAAGTAAATGGTGTTTCATGATACGAACTTTAGTGCTGTGAAGATACACAAGCCGAGTTACTTTTGGAAGCTTGGGCATTTACAATTATTATAACAGTAAAGCCTGTCAGACGCCTTAAATTTGAATTGTACATTTTTTAACAGTGTTTGAGGGCCATCACCTATTTGCTGTTAAAGAGGTACCGCTTTCGCGAAAGCGAACTCAACCAAGACTTTAAAACAACTTTTATATTTTATGAAATACGACCCAATAGATAACACGCTTTTTAAAACCAATCGCAAGAATTTTATGGCTCAAATGAAGCCCTCGAGTCTTGCAGTTTTTAATTCTAATGATGTTTTTAAAACTGGTGCCGACAGCACAATGCCATTTAAACAACACCGGGATATTTTTTATTTAAGTGGAGCAGATCAAGAGGATACGATTTTGATTTTATTTCCAGATTGTCCTGATCCAGCACATCGCGAGGTGTTATTTGTGACTGAAACTAATGATCATATTGCAGTATGGGAAGGAGAGAAGTTGACTAAGGAAAAGGCCACTGAAGTTACCGGGATAGAAACAGTGTATTGGTTAAAGGAATTTGATAAAAAGTTCTTTGAAATGATGACCCAAGCGGAAACTATCTATTTCAATACTAACGAGCATTACCGTCAAGCGGTAGAAATGCAAACTAGGGAAGACCGTTTTATTTTAAAAACTAAGGCACAGTACCCGGCACACAATTATGCAAAGAGCGCACCTATCATGCAGCGTTTGCGAGCCGTCAAACACCCTCTAGAGATTGAGTTGATGCAAACGGCTTGTGATATTACTAATGCGGGCTTCCGCAGGGTGCTTGAATTTATGAAGCCAGGTGTAATGGAGTATGAAATTGAGGCAGAGTACTTACATGAGTTCTTCAGAAGGCGTAGCGATGGATTTGCATACACCCCAATTATTGCTAGTGGTAACAATGCAAATGTCTTGCATTATGTACAAAACAATCAAGAATGTAAGGATGGAGACCTTGTCTTAATGGATGTAGGATCCACTTATGCAAATTATGCGGCTGACATGTCCCGTACCATTCCTGTCAATGGAACCTTTACTAAGCGTCAGAAGGAAGTGTACAAGGCTGTAAATAATGTAAAAAAGGCAGCTACAAAAATGCTAACACCCGGGACTTTATGGAAAGAGTACCACAAGGAGGTTGGAAATATCATGACCAGTGAATTGCTAGCCTTAGGATTACTTGACAAAGCAGATGTACAGAACGAAGACAAAGACTGGCCAGCCTATAAAAAATACTTCATGCACGGCACCTCACACCACATAGGACTGGACACTCACGATTACGGTTTGCTATGGGAGCCCATGCAAGCGGGCAATGTATTTACCGTTGAACCAGGTATCTATATTCCAAATGAAGGAATAGGCATCCGCCTAGAGGATGATGTGGTGATTCAGGAAAAAG of the Nonlabens marinus S1-08 genome contains:
- a CDS encoding VPS10 domain-containing protein; the encoded protein is MKHHLLLASLFIASSVIAQQPTSSDKLISDLEMQQESAATSLYKNLEFENIGPTIMSGRVVDVDVNPTDPTEMLVAYASGGLWHTSNNGTSFTPIMDNAMTINLGDIAVDWASKTIWAGTGENNASRSSYAGIGLLKSTDWGKTWSKPMLPATHHIGRILIDPANTDHVVVAATGPLYTLSDDRGIYTTMDGGATWSKTLFATNMAGFIDLAAAPDNFNVMYTASWEKDRKAWNFDGDGEASAIYKSTDAGQTWNKISTEASGFPTGSGVGRIGLAVYDENTVYAIHDSQFRREKSDEDASAKANSDRVLTKDDFQGMTMDAFLQLEDKTLDKYLKENGFQEKYRAANVKNMVRSGAAKPADLALYLEDANTQLFDTPVKGAELYRSNDGGKTWNKTHEGQIDDVFYSYGYYFAQVRVDPKDVSKVYVMGVPIIKSADGGKTWENISRENVHADHHALWVDPNDSGHLINGNDGGLNISYDDGETWIKNNTPSVGQFYAINYDMEEPYNVYGGLQDNGVWVGAHNAREDRSWQQQGQYPWESIMGGDGMQIQIDSRNSDIVYTGFQFGNYFRINRETGERAYIQPKHELGESPYRFNWQTPILLSSHNQDILYLGGNKLHRSMNQGTDWTAISPDLTQGGKEGNVAYGTLTTISESPFQFGMIYTGSDDGLVQLTKDGGSTWTKLNGGWPADLWVSRVVASQHKKDRVYVTLNGYRGDNFTAYVFKSEDAGKTWQSIATGLPASPVNVITEHPTDENMIFLGTDNAVWVAADGAAWSLLNPDMPPVAVHDLKIQPKANDLLVGTHGRSIYKVNLDELGLVEASADENAMGYYSKKLKMGKLEGFRASPRYGATRFLSDESPEPSVQISYYSPEGGKVKMEVLNAEGKTIQEANLTADAGLNFYDYNGSVSESGAKRFDKKDAPKKADNGNYYLTAGSYTVKLSGKGGSASEKLEVK
- a CDS encoding aminopeptidase P family protein, which gives rise to MKYDPIDNTLFKTNRKNFMAQMKPSSLAVFNSNDVFKTGADSTMPFKQHRDIFYLSGADQEDTILILFPDCPDPAHREVLFVTETNDHIAVWEGEKLTKEKATEVTGIETVYWLKEFDKKFFEMMTQAETIYFNTNEHYRQAVEMQTREDRFILKTKAQYPAHNYAKSAPIMQRLRAVKHPLEIELMQTACDITNAGFRRVLEFMKPGVMEYEIEAEYLHEFFRRRSDGFAYTPIIASGNNANVLHYVQNNQECKDGDLVLMDVGSTYANYAADMSRTIPVNGTFTKRQKEVYKAVNNVKKAATKMLTPGTLWKEYHKEVGNIMTSELLALGLLDKADVQNEDKDWPAYKKYFMHGTSHHIGLDTHDYGLLWEPMQAGNVFTVEPGIYIPNEGIGIRLEDDVVIQEKGSPKNLMGDIPIEIEEIEELMNK